The following are encoded together in the Methylorubrum sp. B1-46 genome:
- a CDS encoding mechanosensitive ion channel domain-containing protein, translated as MNGALHKLLAGILILPTQPFVIGDQIQAGSHEYTVEDAWVRATVLCTYDNQRVLPRMRRCSWTRSRSSPRTRGDASPSR; from the coding sequence GTGAACGGCGCGCTGCATAAACTGCTCGCCGGCATCCTGATCCTGCCGACGCAGCCCTTCGTCATCGGCGACCAGATCCAGGCGGGCAGCCACGAGTACACGGTCGAGGACGCCTGGGTGCGGGCCACAGTACTTTGCACCTACGACAACCAGCGTGTGCTGCCCCGAATGCGACGCTGTTCGTGGACAAGATCACGGTCATCACCGCGCACGAGAGGCGACGCCTCACCTTCCCGGTGA
- a CDS encoding PAS domain-containing sensor histidine kinase, whose amino-acid sequence MSKTAAPPTVAFLSGGGQMGARMRVHDWSSSSLGWPETWPQALRSVASLMLGSRFPMFAAWGTDLAFVYNDAYAEILGDKHPAALGRRFHEIWPEIWEAITPYVESAMAGEATWAENLPFTMNRHGYDEQTWFTFSYSPIRDDAGVVGGMFCSCTETTARVRAEEALRASEAGASGVLEGMGEGFMLLDHEFRILQMNTEGFRLEERPPDQVVGHSHWEVYPGSEAMPIGQMYLRAMRERVSLTLEHRYIWPDGHAAWLEVRAYPHPEGLALFYRDVTERREREDALREAEARFQTIANSIDQMVWSTRADGYHDYYNQRWYDFTGVPAGTTDGAEWEGIVHPDDRERTLKVWGECLASGEPYRIEYRLRHKSGQYRWTLGRALPMRDAAGRITRWFGTCTDIQDIVEARDVLARSREELEGLVAERTADRDRMWRLSTDIMLVARYDAVIEAVNPAWTTLLGWGERDLVGGAFMDLVHPDDVAPTLAEVGKLSEGLTTLRFENRYRAKDGSYRWLSWTAVPAEDLIHAVGRDVTAEKEAAQALAETEEALRQSQKMEAVGQLTGGIAHDFNNLLTGISGSLELLQTRMSQGRLTDIDRYMTAAQGAAKRAAALTHRLLAFSRRQTLDPKPTDVNALIHGMEELIRRTVGPSVHIEVVGAGGLWPALVDPGQLENALLNLCINARDAMPDGGRITVETANRWLDHRAARERELPPGQYLSLCVSDTGAGMSADVIAKAFDPFFTTKPIGQGTGLGLSMIYGFAKQSGGQVRIYSEVRQGTTVCLYLPRHHGDVPASGALTDLADAPRAEPGETVLVVDDEPSVRMLVAEVLEDLGYAAIEAADGPSGLRVLQSDTRVDLLITDVGLPGGMNGRQVADAARVTRPGLKVLFITGYAENAVVGNGYLEPGMQVLTKPFVMEALASRIRDMIEA is encoded by the coding sequence ATGTCCAAGACCGCCGCGCCCCCGACCGTTGCCTTCCTGTCGGGAGGTGGCCAGATGGGGGCGCGCATGCGCGTCCACGATTGGTCGTCCTCCTCGCTCGGTTGGCCGGAAACCTGGCCGCAGGCGCTGCGCTCGGTCGCGAGCCTGATGCTCGGCTCCCGGTTCCCGATGTTCGCGGCCTGGGGGACGGACCTCGCCTTCGTCTACAACGACGCCTACGCGGAGATCCTGGGCGACAAGCACCCGGCCGCCCTCGGGCGCCGCTTCCACGAGATCTGGCCCGAGATCTGGGAGGCCATCACGCCCTACGTCGAGAGCGCCATGGCCGGCGAAGCGACCTGGGCCGAGAACCTGCCGTTCACGATGAACCGGCACGGCTACGACGAGCAAACCTGGTTCACCTTCTCCTACTCGCCGATCCGCGACGATGCCGGCGTCGTGGGCGGCATGTTCTGCTCCTGCACCGAGACCACCGCCAGGGTCAGGGCCGAGGAGGCGCTGCGCGCCAGCGAGGCAGGGGCGTCCGGCGTGCTGGAAGGCATGGGCGAGGGCTTCATGCTCCTCGACCACGAGTTTCGCATCCTGCAGATGAACACCGAGGGTTTCCGCCTGGAGGAAAGACCGCCGGATCAGGTCGTCGGGCATTCGCACTGGGAAGTCTACCCGGGCTCTGAGGCGATGCCCATCGGGCAGATGTACCTGCGGGCCATGCGCGAGCGCGTCTCTCTCACGCTGGAGCATCGCTACATCTGGCCGGACGGGCACGCGGCTTGGCTGGAAGTACGCGCCTACCCGCATCCCGAAGGGCTTGCGCTGTTCTACCGGGACGTGACCGAGCGGCGCGAGCGCGAGGACGCGCTGCGCGAGGCCGAGGCGCGGTTCCAGACCATCGCCAACTCCATCGACCAGATGGTTTGGTCGACCCGAGCGGACGGCTACCACGACTACTATAACCAGCGCTGGTACGATTTTACCGGCGTGCCGGCGGGAACGACGGACGGCGCGGAGTGGGAGGGCATCGTCCATCCGGACGACAGAGAGCGGACCCTGAAGGTCTGGGGTGAGTGCCTGGCGAGCGGCGAGCCCTATCGGATTGAATACCGGCTGCGGCACAAGTCCGGGCAGTACCGCTGGACGCTCGGCCGCGCCCTGCCCATGCGCGACGCGGCCGGACGCATCACGCGCTGGTTTGGGACGTGCACTGACATCCAGGACATCGTCGAGGCGCGGGACGTGCTGGCGCGCTCGCGCGAGGAACTCGAAGGCTTGGTGGCCGAGCGCACCGCCGACCGGGACCGCATGTGGCGGCTCTCCACGGACATCATGCTGGTCGCCCGCTACGACGCCGTCATCGAGGCGGTGAACCCGGCCTGGACGACGCTGCTCGGCTGGGGCGAGCGCGACCTCGTCGGAGGCGCCTTCATGGACCTCGTCCATCCGGACGACGTCGCGCCGACGCTGGCCGAGGTCGGCAAGCTGTCGGAAGGGCTGACCACCCTGCGCTTCGAGAACCGCTACCGCGCCAAGGACGGCAGCTACCGTTGGCTCTCGTGGACTGCCGTTCCGGCCGAGGACCTCATCCACGCGGTCGGGCGGGACGTCACGGCGGAGAAGGAGGCGGCGCAGGCGCTCGCGGAGACCGAGGAGGCGCTGCGGCAGTCGCAGAAGATGGAGGCTGTGGGCCAGCTCACGGGCGGCATCGCCCATGACTTCAACAACCTACTCACCGGCATCTCCGGCAGCCTGGAGCTGCTGCAGACCCGCATGAGCCAGGGCCGCCTGACCGACATCGACCGGTACATGACGGCCGCGCAGGGGGCGGCTAAGCGCGCGGCCGCGCTGACGCACCGCCTGCTCGCCTTCTCACGCCGGCAGACGCTTGACCCGAAGCCGACGGACGTGAACGCCCTGATCCACGGCATGGAGGAGCTGATCCGCCGGACCGTGGGACCGTCCGTCCACATCGAGGTCGTCGGGGCCGGCGGTCTGTGGCCGGCCCTCGTGGACCCGGGCCAGCTTGAGAACGCGCTCCTGAACCTTTGCATCAACGCCCGTGACGCCATGCCGGACGGAGGCCGCATCACGGTCGAGACCGCCAACAGGTGGCTCGACCATCGCGCGGCCCGGGAGAGGGAGTTGCCGCCCGGGCAGTACCTGTCGCTGTGCGTCTCGGACACCGGCGCCGGCATGAGCGCGGACGTGATCGCGAAGGCGTTCGACCCGTTCTTCACGACGAAGCCCATCGGCCAGGGTACCGGGCTGGGCCTGTCTATGATCTACGGTTTCGCGAAGCAGTCGGGCGGACAAGTGCGCATCTACTCGGAGGTCAGGCAGGGCACGACCGTGTGCCTGTACCTGCCGCGCCACCACGGCGACGTCCCTGCAAGCGGGGCGTTGACGGACCTTGCCGACGCGCCCCGGGCTGAACCCGGGGAGACGGTGCTGGTCGTGGACGACGAGCCCTCCGTGCGCATGCTGGTGGCCGAGGTGCTGGAGGACCTGGGCTACGCAGCCATCGAGGCGGCGGACGGTCCCTCCGGGCTGAGGGTGCTGCAGTCGGACACGCGGGTCGACCTCCTGATCACCGACGTGGGCCTGCCCGGCGGCATGAACGGGCGGCAGGTCGCTGACGCGGCCCGGGTGACCCGGCCTGGGCTGAAGGTCCTCTTCATAACCGGCTACGCCGAGAACGCGGTGGTGGGCAACGGCTACCTGGAACCGGGCATGCAGGTGCTCACGAAGCCGTTCGTGATGGAAGCCCTGGCCTCACGCATCCGGGACATGATCGAGGCGTGA
- a CDS encoding MgtC/SapB family protein codes for MLLDATAISLTDILLRLGSATVCGLALGFERERKGKDAGIRTHALVALSSAVITTSALSLYAEVQARGGDADPLRVIQGLAQAIGFIAAGMIFVARGDAERTVRNLTTAASVWLAASAGIVAGAAQFTLLAVAMGFGLAILVRITALKRFGLAREETED; via the coding sequence ATGCTTCTCGACGCCACCGCCATCTCGTTGACGGACATCCTCCTCCGACTCGGCTCGGCCACGGTCTGCGGGCTGGCGCTCGGCTTCGAGCGGGAGCGCAAGGGCAAGGACGCCGGCATCCGTACGCACGCCCTTGTCGCCTTGAGTTCCGCGGTCATCACCACCTCGGCCCTGAGCCTCTACGCCGAGGTGCAGGCCCGCGGCGGCGACGCCGATCCCCTGCGCGTCATCCAAGGGCTTGCGCAGGCCATCGGCTTCATCGCGGCCGGTATGATCTTCGTCGCCCGGGGCGACGCGGAGCGAACCGTCCGCAACCTCACGACGGCCGCCAGCGTCTGGCTCGCGGCCTCGGCCGGCATCGTGGCCGGCGCGGCGCAGTTCACGTTGCTCGCGGTGGCGATGGGCTTCGGGCTGGCCATCCTGGTGCGGATCACCGCGCTCAAGCGGTTCGGGCTCGCCCGGGAGGAAACGGAGGATTGA
- a CDS encoding DUF421 domain-containing protein produces the protein MFFDTWHGLLRVLVVGPLAYLALILFLRISGKRTLTKLNAFDLVVTVALGSTLSSIVLTKSVALLEGVLALATLIGLQFLITWSSVRSPTVKALIKSEPTLLAHDGRLVEGAMRRQRMTRDDVLAALRSEGLDDLSQAAAVVLETDGSISVLKALSGRGDGLNGVARPGTDRSRS, from the coding sequence ATGTTCTTCGACACTTGGCACGGCTTGCTCCGGGTCCTGGTCGTCGGGCCACTGGCCTATCTGGCCCTCATCCTGTTCCTCAGGATCTCCGGCAAGCGCACCCTGACCAAGCTCAACGCCTTCGACCTCGTCGTGACCGTGGCGCTCGGCTCGACGCTGTCCTCCATCGTGCTGACCAAGTCGGTGGCGCTCCTGGAAGGCGTGCTCGCCCTGGCGACGTTGATCGGGCTTCAGTTCCTGATCACGTGGTCGAGCGTGCGCTCGCCCACGGTCAAGGCGCTGATCAAGTCGGAGCCGACCCTGCTCGCCCATGACGGACGTTTGGTCGAGGGCGCGATGCGCCGCCAGCGGATGACCCGGGACGACGTCCTCGCGGCGTTGCGCTCCGAGGGTCTCGACGACCTTTCGCAGGCCGCCGCGGTGGTGCTTGAGACCGACGGGTCAATCAGCGTGCTGAAGGCCCTGTCCGGGCGCGGGGACGGGCTGAACGGCGTCGCGCGGCCGGGGACGGACCGGTCCCGCTCGTGA
- a CDS encoding potassium channel family protein: MPHLTERLRALYEGDTDRAHRFRYGLLAFDLATLLFIIVSSFMPREPLVEGVDVLIGAAVTADFLSRLAICPRPGREFLRPTTWADLAAIASFLAPIVGEGAGFLRILRTLRLLRTYQLLDRLRADFPFFRRNEEVIIAAVNLAVFVFVMTGIVFATQHGRNPAIGNYVDALYFTVTSLTTTGYGDVTLHGTGGRLVSVVVMICGVTLFLRLAQVLFRPYKVRFPCPTCGLQRHETDAVHCKACGTGLNIPDEGAY; the protein is encoded by the coding sequence ATGCCACACCTGACAGAGAGGCTTCGAGCCCTGTACGAAGGCGACACCGACCGCGCCCACCGCTTCCGCTACGGCCTGCTCGCCTTCGACCTCGCCACGCTGCTGTTCATCATCGTCTCCTCTTTCATGCCGCGCGAACCGCTCGTCGAGGGCGTCGACGTGCTGATCGGGGCGGCGGTGACCGCGGACTTCCTGTCGCGGCTGGCCATCTGCCCGCGGCCGGGCCGCGAGTTCCTGCGTCCGACCACCTGGGCCGACCTCGCGGCCATCGCCTCGTTCCTCGCGCCCATCGTCGGCGAGGGGGCGGGCTTCCTGCGCATCCTGCGCACCCTGCGGCTGCTGCGCACCTACCAGCTGCTCGACCGCCTGCGCGCCGACTTCCCGTTCTTCCGGCGCAACGAGGAGGTGATCATCGCGGCGGTGAACCTCGCGGTGTTCGTGTTCGTGATGACCGGCATCGTCTTCGCCACGCAGCACGGGCGCAATCCGGCCATCGGCAACTACGTCGACGCGCTCTACTTCACGGTCACCTCGCTGACGACGACGGGCTACGGCGACGTCACCCTGCACGGGACCGGCGGTCGCCTCGTCTCGGTGGTGGTGATGATCTGCGGGGTGACGCTGTTCCTGCGCCTCGCCCAGGTGCTGTTCCGGCCCTACAAGGTACGCTTCCCCTGCCCGACCTGCGGCCTGCAGCGGCACGAGACGGACGCCGTGCACTGCAAGGCCTGCGGCACCGGCCTGAACATCCCTGACGAGGGCGCCTACTGA
- a CDS encoding DUF2254 domain-containing protein produces MRARVRAWIEFLGDQFWLRPALVVLACIGLAQAAVWLETAHIAGYDPSSPDANWGWAGGAEGARALLSAVASSTIGVAGTTFSITIAALTLASNQMGPRLLRNFVRDARNQLVLGIFLGTFAYALMVLRTVRTVEEETFVPHLAVSGAVLLALVSLGTLVWFVHHVATSINVETVVDAVHRDLCAAVEARTRDEADVQPPTEAPRGGPVAPADGGYLQAVDTDGLADWAHERRVVLALRVRPGDFVPRGFPVAFLSAGVEDAAGAVGRALTFGRRPAALQDLEYSVRQLVEIAVRALSPGINDPMTAGSVLDHLGDALCRIAPRHLPTGAVAREGRIVLVHPVTDYDGLCDAMFHMIRQNAAGSVHVLARMLDVLTRAAEVERLTSRLTELGRHADLVLAAARRDVADPSDRADLEARHARFVRVRTGAGRSVG; encoded by the coding sequence GTGAGGGCGAGGGTACGGGCCTGGATCGAGTTCCTGGGCGACCAGTTCTGGCTGCGTCCGGCGCTCGTTGTGCTGGCCTGCATCGGCTTGGCGCAGGCGGCCGTGTGGCTGGAGACCGCGCACATCGCCGGCTACGACCCGTCCTCCCCGGACGCGAACTGGGGCTGGGCCGGGGGCGCCGAGGGGGCAAGGGCGCTGCTCAGCGCCGTCGCTTCCTCCACCATCGGGGTGGCGGGCACCACCTTCTCGATCACCATCGCGGCGCTGACGCTGGCCTCGAACCAGATGGGGCCGCGGCTCCTGCGCAACTTCGTGCGCGACGCCCGCAACCAACTGGTGCTCGGCATCTTCCTCGGCACATTCGCCTACGCGCTGATGGTGCTGCGCACGGTGCGCACCGTCGAGGAGGAGACCTTCGTTCCGCACCTCGCCGTCTCGGGTGCCGTGCTGCTGGCGCTGGTCTCTCTCGGGACGCTGGTGTGGTTCGTCCACCACGTCGCCACCAGCATCAACGTCGAGACCGTGGTCGACGCCGTCCACCGCGACCTCTGCGCGGCCGTCGAGGCGCGGACCCGCGACGAGGCCGATGTCCAGCCACCGACGGAAGCCCCGCGCGGCGGCCCGGTCGCGCCGGCGGACGGCGGCTACCTGCAGGCGGTCGACACGGATGGCCTCGCCGACTGGGCGCACGAGCGGCGCGTCGTCCTTGCCCTGAGGGTTCGTCCGGGCGATTTCGTGCCACGGGGATTCCCGGTCGCCTTCCTTTCCGCGGGCGTCGAGGACGCCGCCGGGGCCGTCGGCCGCGCGCTCACTTTCGGACGCCGCCCCGCGGCGTTGCAGGATCTCGAATACTCGGTGCGGCAGCTCGTCGAGATCGCGGTACGGGCGCTCTCGCCCGGCATCAACGACCCGATGACGGCGGGCAGCGTGCTGGACCACCTGGGCGACGCCCTGTGCCGGATCGCGCCGCGCCACCTGCCGACTGGGGCCGTCGCGCGCGAGGGTCGCATCGTGCTCGTCCATCCGGTGACGGACTACGACGGCCTGTGCGACGCGATGTTCCACATGATCCGCCAGAACGCCGCCGGCTCGGTCCACGTGCTCGCGCGGATGCTGGACGTCCTGACACGCGCCGCAGAGGTCGAGCGGCTGACCTCGCGCCTGACCGAGCTCGGGCGCCATGCCGACCTCGTCCTGGCCGCCGCGCGGCGCGACGTCGCCGACCCGAGCGACCGCGCCGACCTTGAGGCGCGGCACGCTCGCTTCGTCCGGGTGAGGACCGGAGCGGGTCGATCCGTCGGGTGA
- a CDS encoding response regulator transcription factor has protein sequence MDRIRVILADDHPVVLAGIRALLNADPEVELVGEATDGGEALPMIRAVAPDVAVVDVSMPGLNGLELTERVKGECPGTQVLVLTVHEDAAYVQPLMRAGARGYLLKRSAADDLLRAVRAVASGGVYLDPSIAGHALAETSGSDGRPGTAEGREPLSPREAETLRLIAQGFSNKEIARRIDVSVKSVETYKARAAEKLGLRTRAEIIRYGAAHGWFDALALR, from the coding sequence ATGGACCGTATTCGCGTCATCCTGGCCGACGACCATCCGGTCGTCCTCGCGGGCATCCGGGCGCTGCTGAACGCCGACCCGGAGGTCGAGCTCGTCGGCGAGGCCACCGACGGCGGAGAGGCGCTGCCGATGATCCGCGCCGTCGCGCCCGACGTCGCCGTGGTCGACGTCTCGATGCCCGGACTGAACGGCCTCGAATTGACGGAGCGGGTGAAGGGTGAATGCCCCGGCACCCAGGTGCTGGTGCTGACCGTCCACGAGGACGCGGCCTACGTGCAGCCGTTGATGAGAGCCGGCGCGCGAGGCTACCTCCTCAAGCGCTCGGCTGCGGACGACCTGCTCCGGGCGGTCCGGGCCGTGGCCTCCGGCGGCGTCTATCTCGACCCCTCCATTGCCGGCCACGCCCTGGCGGAAACTTCCGGCTCGGACGGGCGCCCGGGCACGGCGGAAGGCCGCGAGCCGCTGAGCCCGCGCGAGGCCGAGACCCTGCGGTTGATCGCGCAAGGCTTCAGCAACAAGGAGATCGCCCGGCGCATCGATGTCAGCGTGAAGTCGGTCGAGACCTACAAGGCGCGGGCCGCCGAGAAGCTCGGGTTGCGAACCCGCGCCGAGATCATCCGCTACGGCGCCGCGCACGGCTGGTTCGACGCCTTGGCCTTGCGGTAG
- a CDS encoding sodium:proton antiporter, producing the protein MISIFDLAALLLTLSALFGWLNHRYLRLPHTIGLLVMGLLASLALVGLDLAFPSQHLYEDLTQVLRQVDFTDVVMNGMLAFLLFAGAMSLDLRALRNRAWAVATLALVGTLISTAIVGGAFWFAADALGQPVPLAWALVFGALISPTDPVAVLATLKNVRVPEALEVEMQGEALFNDGIGIVLFTVLVAFAAGSAGEATSAGGVARLLLQEAGGGLVLGVVTGYVAYRAMRAIDDFPVEVLITLALVAGTYALAQKLHFSGPLAVVAAGLLVGDRAPRDAMSDETQGYVSSLWTLIDEVLNSVLFLLIGLEVLVLRFQAGGLVLAACAVPIVLAARLAAVSAPLLAFRWGGNLSARNVPFLTWAGVRGGISVALALSVPEGEHKPALLAATYAVVLFSIIVQGSTLGLVARRMVDGAGGSRRSPAP; encoded by the coding sequence GTGATCTCCATCTTCGACCTCGCCGCTCTGCTGCTGACCCTGTCGGCCCTGTTCGGCTGGCTGAATCACCGCTACCTGCGGCTGCCGCACACCATCGGCCTTTTGGTGATGGGGCTGCTCGCCTCGCTCGCCCTCGTCGGCCTCGACTTGGCCTTCCCATCTCAGCACCTCTACGAGGATCTGACGCAGGTCCTTCGCCAAGTCGACTTCACCGACGTGGTGATGAACGGCATGCTGGCCTTCCTACTGTTCGCCGGCGCCATGAGCCTGGACCTGCGCGCCCTGCGCAACCGGGCCTGGGCGGTGGCGACGCTCGCCCTCGTCGGCACGCTGATCTCCACCGCCATCGTCGGAGGCGCCTTCTGGTTCGCGGCCGACGCCCTCGGCCAGCCCGTCCCCCTCGCTTGGGCCCTCGTGTTCGGCGCGCTGATCAGCCCGACCGACCCGGTCGCGGTACTGGCCACCCTCAAGAACGTGAGGGTGCCGGAGGCGCTTGAGGTCGAGATGCAGGGCGAGGCCCTGTTCAACGACGGCATCGGCATCGTGCTGTTCACGGTCCTCGTCGCGTTCGCCGCCGGCTCGGCCGGGGAGGCGACCAGCGCCGGCGGCGTCGCCCGCCTGCTCCTGCAAGAGGCCGGCGGCGGGCTCGTCCTCGGCGTGGTCACTGGCTACGTCGCCTACCGGGCCATGCGGGCCATCGACGACTTCCCCGTGGAAGTGCTGATCACCCTTGCGCTCGTCGCCGGCACCTACGCGCTCGCGCAGAAGCTCCACTTCAGCGGCCCGCTCGCGGTGGTCGCGGCGGGGCTGCTCGTCGGCGACCGGGCGCCGCGCGACGCGATGAGTGACGAGACGCAAGGGTACGTGTCCTCGCTCTGGACCCTGATCGACGAGGTGCTGAATTCTGTGCTGTTCCTGCTTATCGGCTTGGAGGTCTTGGTCCTGCGCTTCCAGGCCGGCGGGCTCGTCCTCGCCGCGTGCGCCGTCCCCATCGTGCTGGCCGCGCGGCTCGCGGCAGTCTCGGCGCCGCTCCTCGCCTTCCGGTGGGGCGGCAACCTCTCGGCGCGCAACGTGCCGTTCCTGACCTGGGCCGGCGTGCGCGGAGGCATCTCCGTTGCGCTGGCCCTTTCCGTGCCGGAGGGCGAGCACAAGCCAGCGCTGCTCGCCGCGACCTATGCCGTCGTGCTGTTCTCCATCATCGTCCAGGGCTCGACCCTCGGCCTCGTCGCCCGCCGCATGGTCGATGGGGCCGGTGGCAGCCGCAGGTCACCGGCGCCGTGA
- the nhaA gene encoding Na+/H+ antiporter NhaA: protein MSSSPHAVARPRRRPLSALRDTLVSEAGGGLVLMASAALALVVANSALADTYFAALKAYLGPLSVLHWINDALMAVFFLLVGLEIKREMLDGRLRTWPDRVLPGLAAAGGMAAPALVYAAVNWSSPETLRGWAIPAATDIAFALGVLALLGSRVPVSLKVFLTALAIIDDLGAVLIIAVFYTADLSLPMLGGAALVLAVLYGMNKAGVARLWPYLLLGVVLWVLVLRSGVHATVAGVLLAMTVPLRLSVGKPDDPTSPLHRLEHAVQPWSAYLILPVFGFANAGVSLAGFAPHMLLDPVTLGVALGLFVGKQLGVFGLVLAAVRLGVAQRPAHATWAQVYGVSLLCGVGFTMSLFIGLLAFADAPALEAEVKIGVLAGSVACMISGALVLLVATPREQRARPSPA, encoded by the coding sequence GTGTCGTCCTCCCCCCATGCCGTTGCGCGGCCTCGCCGCCGTCCCCTGTCGGCCCTGCGCGACACGCTCGTCAGCGAGGCCGGCGGCGGCCTCGTCCTGATGGCCAGCGCGGCGCTCGCGCTCGTGGTGGCGAACTCCGCCCTGGCGGACACCTACTTCGCCGCGCTCAAGGCCTATCTCGGCCCGCTCTCGGTCCTTCATTGGATAAACGACGCCCTGATGGCCGTGTTCTTCCTGCTCGTCGGGCTGGAGATCAAGCGCGAGATGCTGGACGGGCGCCTGCGGACCTGGCCCGACCGTGTGCTGCCGGGGCTGGCCGCGGCGGGGGGAATGGCCGCCCCGGCCCTCGTATACGCCGCCGTGAACTGGTCTTCGCCCGAGACGCTGCGGGGCTGGGCGATCCCGGCCGCCACAGACATCGCCTTCGCCCTCGGCGTCCTGGCGCTGCTGGGATCGCGGGTGCCGGTATCGCTGAAGGTGTTCCTGACGGCGCTCGCCATCATCGACGACCTCGGCGCGGTGCTCATCATCGCGGTGTTCTACACCGCCGACCTGTCGCTGCCGATGCTGGGCGGGGCCGCTCTGGTCCTCGCCGTGCTGTACGGGATGAACAAGGCCGGCGTGGCCCGCCTCTGGCCCTACCTCCTGCTCGGCGTGGTCCTGTGGGTCCTCGTGCTCAGGTCCGGGGTGCACGCCACCGTTGCCGGGGTGCTCCTGGCGATGACGGTGCCGTTGCGGCTGAGCGTGGGCAAGCCGGACGACCCGACCTCGCCGCTGCACCGCCTCGAACACGCGGTGCAGCCGTGGTCGGCCTACCTGATCCTGCCGGTCTTCGGCTTCGCCAACGCGGGCGTGTCGCTGGCCGGGTTCGCCCCGCACATGCTGCTCGACCCGGTCACGCTCGGCGTGGCGCTCGGCCTGTTCGTCGGCAAGCAGCTCGGCGTGTTCGGCCTCGTTCTCGCCGCGGTGCGCCTCGGGGTGGCGCAGCGTCCGGCCCACGCGACCTGGGCGCAGGTCTACGGCGTCTCGCTTCTCTGCGGCGTCGGCTTCACCATGAGCCTGTTCATCGGCCTGCTCGCCTTCGCGGACGCGCCGGCCCTGGAGGCGGAGGTCAAGATCGGCGTGCTCGCCGGCTCGGTCGCCTGCATGATCTCCGGGGCGCTCGTCCTCTTGGTCGCCACCCCGAGGGAGCAACGCGCGCGGCCAAGCCCGGCCTGA